The Antechinus flavipes isolate AdamAnt ecotype Samford, QLD, Australia chromosome 5, AdamAnt_v2, whole genome shotgun sequence DNA segment aataaaattccgcattgaccatgtccaaaaatataggtttccttCTGCATTTTAAGTCCATTATTTCTCTAGCAGGAGGTAGATGGCATGAttcattttcagaactttctCTCATGGTATATCATTTCATTAATCATAGTTTAAAGCTTTTCAAAGTTGAATATAaatgtcattgtataaattgttctagaTGAACATTTTACTCTGTATTGGTTCAGAGAGATCTTACAATTTCCTCTATAATTGTCCATGTTGTCATTTCTTGTGACACAATATGCtgttatattcatgtaccacaattctTTAACCTATGGagtttcttcttgttgttcaaaattgagtttaaaataaTGGAATCATGATGtgctttctttttgtcatttcttcaaTCTTTGGGAAGTCATAGGATTtcagatttagaactgaagggGACCTTGTACATAATCTAGTTTCAACTATGTATTCTTACaagtgaggaagctgagacagaaagagattgagtgattttcctaagatcCTTCAGGTAATCAGGGctagagttgggatttgaatcccgGTCTTTGGACTCCTTATCTATAGTCTTTCCTCTGTACCCTGGTTTTTCCccagtgaaaataaaaattatccccAGGGAACTGAAGAATTTAATAGCTTCTCAATCTGATCTATTGAAccattcattattatatttttgtctctttgcTCAATTTgtgatttatattaaaaattgttatcTACTTCATCCACCTACCTTAGTGGACTGCAATATACCCCCGCGACAATAGTATGTATTCTTTGATGGAAGTTCCTATGTAACatatagcaaaccattccaaatatgagttataatttaataatgataaagcATCTTGAACTTAGTCTTTCTAATATTTCAAGAATATGTGATTTGACTATTTCCACTGAAGTAGATTGTGATCTCCTTGAACTTTAGTAATTGGATTTTGTGAATTGATATACCACAGCCAACTTGTTAACAAGCTTCTTGAAATTACATAGCTTGGTTCTCAGGCAAAAATCCTTCATTGAGATGTTACTTAAAGCCTTTCTATGCTGGAAGGAATTGTCCAAGTTCACTTCTGTGAACTATGAATCATTTCTGGAGAATTCTTTCCAACACACAAGACCTATATAAATTCGCTAGCATGCTGCCAGAATGTGAAGAGAATGTTCCTCTGTGGAACAGCATTGGGGGCTTTGCTGCCATATCAAGAaatgctttatttctttaaattttatcgGGCAAAACATCATCCTATTAGTCAGTACATTATATTCAACTTTACCATATATTAACCAAACAACCAAGCATTAGGTTTTACATCTGTTGGGGGCATTTAGAATATATTACATATGATTGTGAAGATAGAAAAATGATGGAAATGTTCATATCTACTCTGGGGGGATAGTTTTATTATTCAGGAAcagaatattttattgtattttattgtcTCCAAAAGAGTAAAACttatttagaataaaaatgggTAAAAACTATTGCcaaaagatacacacagagaattgtaaatttgaaaaaatatttgtagcaaagTGAATCACATGCAATTTAAATACTTCTCAGTGTTGTGTTTGAAGtcaaaaaacctgggttcaaatctcagccctgcaatttattatttttttggtgaccttggataaattgCTTAATTTTTATGCTTAAGAATTATTCAGACTGAATATGTTATCAGAAATTAAGTTCCTCCTAATTCAATATAACCATTTACGTCAGACAACTGGATTGGCTTAAGTCAATTTGGATTAgtatcacagatttaaagctggaagaaaattCAGAGATTTAGTCCTGAGTGGTCTGATATAAATAGGTTATCACAGAATTAGAAAGGACTGAATCTCTGATAATTACTTATAGGGCAGGTCCCACAGTAAGATGGTTGAAAATGTATTTCCTCTGGAATCATCTTCTGAGTAAGAGGATTTTTCCCAAGAGATGGACTCTAGATGGGCAGCTTTGATGACtagtttctctcctctttttccctttttgttgttcTCAGGTGGAAGAACCCCCAGCTGCATCAACCTCCTGGCAGGATTCTGTATCAGAAAGACCACCTTATTCCTACATGGCCATGATCCAGTTTGCCATCAACAGCACTGAGCGGAAACGCATGACCTTGAAAGACATCTATACCTGGATTGAGGATCACTTTCCCTACTTTAAACACATCGCCAAACCGGGCTGGAAGGTCTCTATAATGTCTCTATAACAACCAGGGTCCAGGTGACCGAATCCCCACTGTCTGGTGTCATGGAAGAACAGTTGAAAGCAGAAGAGACTAGACCTAAAAATAAATGCATCTGAAATTTGAGTGTATAATGTACTTCCAGTAATTTAGTCAAAATAGCCAAGAAATTATCTGTTCAGTTCCTCCAATTTATAATAGCAtgatattttgttgtttagtccaGCACAGAAAGTGTTTCAGAATTCCACCTTGCCCTTGTTTAGTAGAAAACACTCTTAGCATGCAGCTAGATGTCATGTCTTACTATTTAACTTATACTGAAATCATCTTTTAGAATAGATTACAGAATTTCATGCTTGAAAGTCTCTGGAATATCTTTCCAAGTTTCCATTGTTCCTAATAACACTTTCAGAATTAATGTAGAATGGCGTGCTTCAAATAATCTAGCTATTAGAATTTCTACTAGGGTTTCTACAAAGGCTGATGAATCCCTTTTCTATATCGGTGGGATTGGCAAGTTTTTTAAATGGTCTACCAAGGGTCTGACCCCTCAGGAGAGAGGATGATGGCAGAGAATGAGGCACAGTGCCGGCATTCCATCTACTGGCCTCTGATGTGGTAGAGAATAGTTGGCCCCTATTATGGTCCCTAATAGTTGGAACATCTGGGTAGAGCCCTGTCCTAGGAATTGGAGCAGGTTATAAATAGTGTTGGAACAGGCAGCTGCCCTTGTAGCCCTCCTCGAGGACCTAGGTGATGGTGATCTCAGTAGGTAATGGTCTTAATAGTTCTTCAACCACTACTTTAATTGAACTGAGATTTCATGGATGaggatgtttctttttttggtgcTACTTGTGTTGGTAAATTCCACATCAACCAAGGCCTTTAAGGCCTCTTTGTTGTACTTTTTGAGTTTTGAAGATTCTGATGTGCTCTTGGTCTGTCCATCTTTTGTCTCTTGTTCTTGTTGCATAAATcagtctttgtttttttattccacCTTGTCTTCCACTGCTGgtgctttatttcatttatttttacattttttgaagATATATGATAAGGACTGATcctaattttacacatgaaaagaTTGAGGCACATTGTCTTATAGCTCtgacaatcaacaagcatttatttagcatctctTGTATGTCAGGTGCTATGTTCAGCTCTGGGTAgacaaattaaaatgaaacagttcctgccttaAACAAATTGATATTCTAGTGggaaaattacacatgcatataccaAAATATTAGTACATTTTTAAGATCAGGAATCTTGATAACATGATATTctccaaaatttaattttaaactgATAAAACTTAACactacactaagactttggggatgttttgtataagtatatacaaaacagAATAATTTGAGAAGGGAAGGCAATAGCAACTGTAGGAAATAAGGAAAAGCCccaaaaagaattataatacTTAGGCTGAGTTCCGAAGGGAACCCCACATCAGGGATCAACTATTCTCTACCACATCAGATGGAAACTGGCAGCCAGTGACAAAACCAAAATTGACTGAGATGTGTTACAAGGGAATGATTAATAGATTTGGGGTCCCAAAGACCCAAAATCCCAGTCCCAGCTCTACCATTTCCTGCCTCTGTGATTTTTGAGACATTATTTCAGTCTTCTGgattttgatttcctcatctacaaaataagggaGTGGAATCAGATAATCCCTTATGACCCCTTTCAATTTAAGGTTCTATTACCTTTTTGGTTTGACTTGCAATTCATTGATAGAAATGTGCCTGACAGCTCTGCCACTTAGCAAATTGAAACCACTACTCCATACTGCCTCTTGTTATGTGAACTCTGATTCTCAATCTTATCTTCCACAACTTTCTAGCATGACACAACTTGACTTAATTTCTACACAACTCTCTCTTGATATTAATTATTGCTTCActataaaactgatttttttcctccccctaaCAACTATTCCAATTCATCTCTTGATctctaactttaaaaaatgggAGTAAATCACTAGCTTGTGTCTGGCTCAAGATCCCTGGGATCATGACTGAGTCTGGGGACTTGCAGTGGAGTTTTAGGGTGAGAAATATAATTACCATAGGGCCAGAGACTTGACAGAGCCCCCAAAGAGGctttattatgaagaaaaaaattgagattaagTAGCTGAGTACCATCCTCCAATGAGAATCAAAAGTCATGTTTCCAAAACAAATCTGAATATCTCTCTCATTTCAGAATTCCATCCGCCACAATCTTTCTCTACATGACATGTTTGTTCGGGAGACATCTGCCAATGGCAAGGTCTCCTTTTGGACCATCCACCCCGATGCCAATCGTTACTTGACACTGGACCAGGTGTTTAAGGTGAGCATCCTGGTATTCAGGGGATGGCTACTGGGGATTACTTTTAGACTCAGAAACCCCTTCAGAATTGAGAGTGACAGTACCTATGAGGGAGTAAGATCATTTTGTTCTCTGATCAGCCAGTCAACATGTGCCAAGAATATAATGTGTTGTGTACAGTTGAAAAATAGTGGATAAGCTTTTGGAGGATGGGGGTGTAGGGGTGGATAAGGAATGTAGCAAAAAATTTTAGAGGTAACAAAAATGGCAAAATTTGGAGTTTTTTAAACTAAGGACCTAATTCCTGATGTGTTAACTAAGGAGTTCTTTGTTGAAAGGAACAGTGGTTTCAGGGTTACAGCCATGTTCCTATACCTAAAGCTCTTCAAGGAGTATTTTATGAAAGTGTTCTTCAGTTTGTCAGGTTTATGTTTCTTCCCATACTGGTGAAATTGACCGAATTGGTTGGTAACTtcaatctcatttctttcccaatgCCTTGCTGTCTGCAGCCACTGGACCCAGGGTCTCCACCATCGTCTGAGCACTTGGAATCAGTAAGATTCTCTCTCTCCAGCTCGGGGCTCGGCCTTGTTCTCCTTTTGCTGCTCAGCATGACTTCAGTGGACAGGGACAAGATACCCAAGGAAGGGCAGGCAATCCCAGGGCCACGTGACTGCTGGCCTAGACCACCCCAAGGCTATCTTAGGCGTGGGAGAGCTGAGCTGCTTCATTACCTCTGTCTCACCTCCCCAGACGCATACCTGTTGAGGGATCACAActacttccctttcccttcccacagGCAACAGCAAGGTGTTCAGCAGAGTGCAGCATGACAGGAGAACAGTGCCACAGACTTGGCATGGGATAGCAGCAATGTAAATGACATGAGTCTTGCAAGCAGCTATTTTCAcacacatttcttttcctttgctcttCTTTTCCACTTATTTAACCATACAGTCTAGCTCCCCAGGGGAGACACATGGGTATAGTTGGGGGCACTGTTCTGCTACTGTTGGTCACTATGCTGCTCACCCTTCCCACAAACAGGCCATGGAGACAGGACCCATGGCGATCCCCTTGGAtcacctttttcttcctttatggcTATTAGGTGGCAGAGAGACAGCACTGTTCCAGAGCAGAGCAGCTGGTGGGGTTTGCTTCTTGTCCCTCACACCTTTCTAAACtaggcttttttcttttcccttttttgacaaGCAGCAACAGAAGCGGCCCATCCCTGACCTCCGCAGAAACCTGGGTATCAAAGCCGAGCTCCCCTTGAGTGCACGTAAGTATATGGGAAGAGCCAAGTTCAGATTCTGTTTATGAGCAAGTCTAAAAAGAGTCACGACTCTTAGGTTAAGTTCTCAGCTTCTATCCTTGGGAAGAGGATCTGGGATTGAGAAATGGGAGGAAGTCTGGCCCCCAGTGCTCTTgacctcctcctctctctcagGACGGAAGATGAAGCCGCTACTCCCAAGGGTCAACTCATATCTAGTACCAATCCAGTTCCCAGTGAACCAATCCCTGGTGCTGCAGCCTTCGGTGAAGGTGCCATTACCCCTGGCTGCCTCTCTCATGAGTTCAGAGCTTGTCCGTCATAGCAAGCGGGTACGCATTGCCCCCAAGGTGAGTAGTGTCCTTTCTCCTGTAAGGGTCCTCAtctagtcagtcaacaaatatttacacaCAAGTTTATTATGTATCCTTACACAGAACACAAAGCTAAATGTGACCTGATCCCTCTTCTTGGGAAgataagaaaaatcttttgaaaagatCATATtcctgcacatatttaatctttatcttattgcttgctatcttggggaattTGGGAGGtcaggaaaagaggagaaaaaattaaaacacaaagtcttatgaaaatgaatattggaaactgtatttggaaaaataaaaaaattatattgaacttaaaaaaaattacattctgaATTATGTTATAATTAAGTTCCAAAACAAAGAGATGGGAGGGAAAGTGCTTTAGGAATTAAATGGAAGAAGTTTTTCCAGCTGGGAAGGGTCATTAAAATCTTTCTGAAGGAGGTGGCCTTTGAACTAGTTATAgcaaaagaaggagaaggggcagaagagaaaaaatatattaaaacaagaTAAACAAAGGCAAAGATGCAGAAAAATACAGTAACTGTTAAGAAAATGATAGTTCATTTTCTAGGAGTGTTGATTTGGCAAGGGAAATCAATtaggctggaaaggtaggttgggggACATTTTGTAGGTCTGAAAATATCATGTAAAGGACTTTGCAATTAATTTTGTTGACAGTGGAATGCCATGAAAAGAAATAGCCAGAggctaaaatgattaaaattatgatttagaaAGGAAGCAGCTGGTAGTGGTCTGTAGGCTAGTTTGGAGAGGATAGAGACCAGAAGTAGagaaatagttgacatttttatTGTAAAGTTTTGggatttgataatttaaaaaggaattgaaaTAGAGAAATGTCAGTAGTGATGGAAAAAAGCAgacaaatggaagaaatatttccaaaacaaaatcaataatttttagtCATGGGGGCAAAAAAAGAGAAGTCTATGTTAAGGGAAAATGGTGGTACTATTGTTAGAAATAAAGAGTTTTTAGGAAAATGAGTTTATCTGGAACATATTAAGTTGATTCTGGATATGATATCCAGGTGAAGAATTCCAGAAGggattagaaatgttggcttggAATAGCCAGAATTAAGGCTACAGATTTGACAATAAATTATGCAGAAGTAATTAAATGGATGAGAtaacaagaaagaatttaaaaagacaagaaCAAGTCTGATGAAAGAATGTTAGAGAACCCTGTATTTGATTtggagaggaaaacaaaaaccaaccaagGAGATATCATGGTCAATCAGAGGAATAGGAGAAGAGCTAGAAGAATTGTAAACACAAGAACAAGAAGGGTTTCTATGATGCAGGGTGGCTGCTGGTCAGAGGCCCAGATTTCAAGGAAGGAGGATAACTGAGAAAGGGCCATGGGCAGCGAATTAGATTGATTTCATTAAGCAATCTCAGTCCAGAGATTAGACGATGGTAGAAATGGAGGAGGATGAAAGTGAAATGTTCTATTTACAGACTTTTTGTCAAGACTTTTTGGTTAACTTTTCAGTAAGGAAGAGCAAGACatgacatttaaaacaaaaagcattgatatagttatagaaaaaaagacaattggaTTATTAGAGGGTCATGGAAAAATTTTGAAGAGGCAATTTCAGGAAGGTTGTGGGAGCAGAAGTCAAATtatgaaagagtgaaaatatatcGGACCTCATTTTTATGGAAGGCATTGTACTAGGCTCcagttttgaatataaaattaacCAATAAGCTTTCAtttgtgtgccagacattgtgttgaatgtacaaagaaaggcaaaaaacagtccctgcccttgaactcacaatttaattgggaggggaaggggagacaacatgcaaacaaactatatacaagataaataagaaataaatcaaCAAAGGAATGGTGCTAGAATTAAGGATTGGGAAAAACTTCCTGTAAAAGatgaattttagttgggacttttTAAGCAATGAGGTAGAGctggagggagagcattctaggtgGGAAGATAAGACAGTGAACAAGCCCTGAGTGAAGGGGTGGCGGCTCTTGTTTGGGAAATGACTAGGAGCCCAGGTCACTTGATTGCAGAGTACATCTAAGAGGTATGAGGTATAAGAAGAGATCTGACAAGTTAGGGGAGAGGGCTTTACATGTCAaacaggagtttatatttgatcctggaggtaaaagCCACTGTAATTTATTGGGGTGGAGGAGGGACATGGTTGGACTTGTATTTTAGTAAAATCACTTTGTTAACTGAAGGGAAGAATAGACTGGAGTGAGGAGAAACTCATGGCAGGCTATTTGCAGTAGTGTGAGCAGGCAGGAGGGTCTGTCCCATTGAGGTAGCAACATCACAGGAAATAAGGGAGTATAAGTAAGAGTGAGGTGAAAGTGGCAGGCCTTGGCCAGGGGGTTCGATGTGGAGGGGCTGGAGGGGAATGAGAGGTAAGGAGGTCTTGAAGAGGACTGGGCTTTGAGTCTAGGAAACTGATAGGGTGGCAGTGTCCTCAACAGCAATAAGGGAGATACAAAAGGGAGAGGATTTGAGGAGGAAAATAGTGAGTTACAAGCTGAGGCCCGGCAGAGCACATTCAGCAATATAATAAGGGATAAGGGACTTGGAAGAATTAAACAGATTCTTAAGTGTTcaggatggagaaaggaaggacgTATGACTGGTACAGGGGTGATGGCCTGGAACAAAACTGAGGGGTCAGTATTAAGGAAGAAGAGGGTTTGGTAAAGGTAAAGCAGATCATGTAAGAGAACTTCAGAATTCATGAACTTAAGAGGTGGTGGCATTTGGGGATGAAGGCAAGTTCAAGGCTATGCCCATCCATGTGTGATTGAAGTGGAATAGTCTATGGGAAATGAAGAGGTTGAGGAACTGGGAAGTTAAGAGTGTTTGAGGGAATATTAGTGTGTGTATGAGGTGAGTATGGAGGACAGGAGCTAGAAAGGAGAGGGACTGAGTTAATTAACTCCTGTATtcatttagaaagaaagagatgtGCCCTGAAGGTGTATAGTCAGCTACAAATAGGATAGCtgatgtttatataatattttaaccCTTCTGATGTGCTTTACATTGtctcatctgatcttcaaaataatcttttgaaattgACACTACCTAAGATATAAAGTAGTATCCATACtactataggtattattatctgtcctttatagatgagaaaaactaaGATCTGGAGAGTTAAAGGGATTTCCTtcaaatcacaaaaaaagaaaataacaaagctaagatagcaaataaataattaacaacaaATCAGGGAATTGAACTGTATCTCTTAGGTTTCAGAGTGATGTTATAGACAAAAAAGTGAGAACCTAGAAAGTTAAATTGTAGGAATGATGTTTTAACTTAGGTAGAGAACCAACGTCTCAATCGAAAAAGCTTTATTAGATCCTGAGATAGGTTATCATAGTTAGTGGAATCTCTTTCCCAGGAGAATTTTGAATAACAAGCTAGAGTAATTAACTTCTGCTCAAAGGCAGAGGATGACATATGAACCCAAGAAGTCTTCCCACCATTTTTGTGCTCTGCTTTCAGGTGCTGCTAGCTGATGAGGGACTCTCTCCCTTTTCCGCTTCTGGATCACTGAAAGAGGAAAGAACCCTACCTGGGGAAGGGCTGTCTCCTTTGTTTCAAGCTCAGTCTGTCAAAGAAGAAGATCTCCAGCCCATGGAAGAACTATCCCAGTTCACAAGACCCATCAAAGTGGAGAGCCCCCCTCTAGAAGAGTGGCCTTCACCCTTTCCGGTGGTAAAGGAGGAAGTACCACACCCTTGGCAGgacccttcccttctctctgcctccagatCTAAGAAGACCTTCACGGGGCTCAAGTCCCCACCACGGGGTGTCTCTGACATGCTTGTGATTAAgcggagggaaaggagggagatgagCCGATCGAGGAGGAAACAGCACCTTATCCCACCTTGTTTGGAAGAGCCAGAACTCTTGTTCCCAGAGATTCCCGGACCTTCCAGACAAAACACagatcttcccttcctcccagagGCGTCAGAGCCCACTTCCCAACTCAGCCATTCTCAGGATGAAGGAGGTCCCTTTAAAACACCAGTCAAGGAGATGTTATGCAAGCTACCCATTTCGTCCACCCCCAGCAAAGCTGTTCTCCCCATGACCCCAGATCCGTGGAGGCTGACACCCCCAAACAAGGAGGCAGGGCTCGACTTCAGCCCAGTGCGCACTCCCCAGGGATCTTTCACTCTGCTGCCAGATTCCATGGGTCTGCTGGATCTCAGCACTACCCCACTGAAAAATGTTCCTCTCTTTGAGTCACCCCATGAGCTCCTTAATCCAGAGTCACTTGACCTGGTCTCTGACCCTTTCAACAGCTCTCCTGCCTCAGATTCTGAAGTCCCCAAGACGGGCTCCCCTGAGATGCACATCTCCAGCCTTTCTGCCAACCGTTCACTGACGGAAGGCCTGGTTCTGGACACAATGAATGATAGCCTCAGCAAGATCCTGTTGGACATAAGTTTTCCTGGCTTAGAGGAGGATCCCCTGGGCCCTGACAATATTAGTTGGTCTCAGTTTATCCCTGAATTACGGTAGAGCCCAGCATTCCCCACTAGTTCAGGTTTGACAAATAGCTGGGTGGTCTAACGGTTGGACCACTTCCCATACTCTGTGTGATGGCAGCAGGACTGCCAACAGCTGATGAACCTGTCTGCTTCTCCCAGTTAGGGCAAGGTAGCCAGTCATGTTCTAGCTGTCTCCTGATCCAGCTGGCCTCCTGATGGCTGTCCATTGCCTGTCCCGGAGCTTCCCCCAAGGCACTCTGGCCCTCCTGCCCTCCTTACCAGGCACTTCTGGTGGAGGAGCTCCCAGCCCTGTTTGTGCCCAGAagcttcttccctcctctcccttctctcctctcagtGGTCCTTTGGGGCCAAGTGGTCATTGTAAATAGTGTATATTCTCCAAATTATCCTCTAATTATTAACATAACTTTATTTCCTTAGATCAGTATCGTGGGGGTTGCCAGTGGGTGGGTAGGGTGATgaggggttttgtttgtttccatGGCTTGCTTTTGGTCTCCTCTGAGAGACAGGAGCTTTGTGTTCATGACTCATGGGTTTTTCTGGGTCAGGAATGCACTTCTCAAGGTTTCTTAACCCACCGTACATTCAGAATAGGAGATCTGTTTTCCCTACTCTGGAATTCTGCAATAACTTTCTGTTGAGGATTGGACGATTCTTAGTGGAACAAAGGGAAGCCACAACACTGCTGCAGATTGTCATTGTAATGGGATCAGTTCCCCAAAGCTGAATGGGGGGAGGTATGAGGCTACTAGAGGATTCCTTCTGAGATAACAGATTTTGCCAAGCAGCCCTGAGAAGGGAGAATTTGGCCAAAGGATGGGTAGGATTGGGGGGGGTATGAT contains these protein-coding regions:
- the FOXM1 gene encoding forkhead box protein M1 isoform X2, whose protein sequence is MLNCLLFLTDSILVFNGEVLHRFMMKTSPRRPLILKRRKLPLPIRDAPGEGAKEEPKGTPAQQESGQVQPSKEVAEPDLQKFPTGIKIINHPTMPNTQVVAVPTNTDIQSIIAALTAKGKESGSSGPNKFILISSGRAPAPPPGSQPPNQGEEVAKRAEVVAESMGPKPATRDVTLPRPLGAHSSRGWELEGCAGSEAAGCLLDDSLTNIQWLGKMSSDGLGSCSIKQEIEEKENRHLEQSQVKVEEPPAASTSWQDSVSERPPYSYMAMIQFAINSTERKRMTLKDIYTWIEDHFPYFKHIAKPGWKNSIRHNLSLHDMFVRETSANGKVSFWTIHPDANRYLTLDQVFKQQKRPIPDLRRNLGIKAELPLSARRKMKPLLPRVNSYLVPIQFPVNQSLVLQPSVKVPLPLAASLMSSELVRHSKRVRIAPKVLLADEGLSPFSASGSLKEERTLPGEGLSPLFQAQSVKEEDLQPMEELSQFTRPIKVESPPLEEWPSPFPVVKEEVPHPWQDPSLLSASRSKKTFTGLKSPPRGVSDMLVIKRRERREMSRSRRKQHLIPPCLEEPELLFPEIPGPSRQNTDLPFLPEASEPTSQLSHSQDEGGPFKTPVKEMLCKLPISSTPSKAVLPMTPDPWRLTPPNKEAGLDFSPVRTPQGSFTLLPDSMGLLDLSTTPLKNVPLFESPHELLNPESLDLVSDPFNSSPASDSEVPKTGSPEMHISSLSANRSLTEGLVLDTMNDSLSKILLDISFPGLEEDPLGPDNISWSQFIPELR
- the FOXM1 gene encoding forkhead box protein M1 isoform X1, with the translated sequence MLNCLLFLTDSILVFNGEVLHRFMMKTSPRRPLILKRRKLPLPIRDAPGEGAKEEPKGTPAQQESGQVQPSKEVAEPDLQKFPTGIKIINHPTMPNTQVVAVPTNTDIQSIIAALTAKGKESGSSGPNKFILISSGRAPAPPPGSQPPNQGEEVAKRAEVVAESMGPKPATRDVTLPRPLGAHSSRGWELEGCAGSEAAGCLLDDSLTNIQWLGKMSSDGLGSCSIKQEIEEKENRHLEQSQVKVEEPPAASTSWQDSVSERPPYSYMAMIQFAINSTERKRMTLKDIYTWIEDHFPYFKHIAKPGWKNSIRHNLSLHDMFVRETSANGKVSFWTIHPDANRYLTLDQVFKPLDPGSPPSSEHLESQQKRPIPDLRRNLGIKAELPLSARRKMKPLLPRVNSYLVPIQFPVNQSLVLQPSVKVPLPLAASLMSSELVRHSKRVRIAPKVLLADEGLSPFSASGSLKEERTLPGEGLSPLFQAQSVKEEDLQPMEELSQFTRPIKVESPPLEEWPSPFPVVKEEVPHPWQDPSLLSASRSKKTFTGLKSPPRGVSDMLVIKRRERREMSRSRRKQHLIPPCLEEPELLFPEIPGPSRQNTDLPFLPEASEPTSQLSHSQDEGGPFKTPVKEMLCKLPISSTPSKAVLPMTPDPWRLTPPNKEAGLDFSPVRTPQGSFTLLPDSMGLLDLSTTPLKNVPLFESPHELLNPESLDLVSDPFNSSPASDSEVPKTGSPEMHISSLSANRSLTEGLVLDTMNDSLSKILLDISFPGLEEDPLGPDNISWSQFIPELR
- the FOXM1 gene encoding forkhead box protein M1 isoform X3, coding for MMKTSPRRPLILKRRKLPLPIRDAPGEGAKEEPKGTPAQQESGQVQPSKEVAEPDLQKFPTGIKIINHPTMPNTQVVAVPTNTDIQSIIAALTAKGKESGSSGPNKFILISSGRAPAPPPGSQPPNQGEEVAKRAEVVAESMGPKPATRDVTLPRPLGAHSSRGWELEGCAGSEAAGCLLDDSLTNIQWLGKMSSDGLGSCSIKQEIEEKENRHLEQSQVKVEEPPAASTSWQDSVSERPPYSYMAMIQFAINSTERKRMTLKDIYTWIEDHFPYFKHIAKPGWKNSIRHNLSLHDMFVRETSANGKVSFWTIHPDANRYLTLDQVFKPLDPGSPPSSEHLESQQKRPIPDLRRNLGIKAELPLSARRKMKPLLPRVNSYLVPIQFPVNQSLVLQPSVKVPLPLAASLMSSELVRHSKRVRIAPKVLLADEGLSPFSASGSLKEERTLPGEGLSPLFQAQSVKEEDLQPMEELSQFTRPIKVESPPLEEWPSPFPVVKEEVPHPWQDPSLLSASRSKKTFTGLKSPPRGVSDMLVIKRRERREMSRSRRKQHLIPPCLEEPELLFPEIPGPSRQNTDLPFLPEASEPTSQLSHSQDEGGPFKTPVKEMLCKLPISSTPSKAVLPMTPDPWRLTPPNKEAGLDFSPVRTPQGSFTLLPDSMGLLDLSTTPLKNVPLFESPHELLNPESLDLVSDPFNSSPASDSEVPKTGSPEMHISSLSANRSLTEGLVLDTMNDSLSKILLDISFPGLEEDPLGPDNISWSQFIPELR